The DNA region CGTTCGGCGTGACGGGCTTCAACCTGCTCACCGCGCTGAGCGAGCGCAACGCGGAGCCCCAACGCGCAAGCCGGCCCTTCGACCTGCACCGCGACGGCTTCGTGCTGGGCGAGGGGGGCGCCATGCTGGTGCTGGAAGAGTACGAGCACGCCAAGGCCCGCGGCGCTACGATCTACGGCGAGATCGCCGGCTACGGCACCACCGCCGACGCGTTCCGCATCACCGACACCCACCCGGAGGGGCGCGGCGCCATCTCGTGCATCAAGATGGCGCTCCGCGACGCGGGGCTGAACCCCGACGCGATCGACTACGTCAACGCCCACGGCACCAGCACCACGGTGAACGACCAGGTAGAGACGCTGGCGCTCAAGCAGACGCTGGGCGATCACGCCTACAAAACGCCGGTCTCTAGCACCAAGAGCATGATGGGCCACCTGATCGCCGCGGCGGGCGCCACGGAGCTGATCATCGGCCTGATGGCGATCCGCGACAACGCGCTTCCGCCCACGATCAACTACGAAACGCCCGACCCCAAGTGCGACCTCGACTACATCCCCAACGAGGCCCGGCAGGCGCCCTGCAAGACGATCCTGTCCAACAGCTTCGGCTTCGGCGGGCAGAATATCTCGTTGATCGCCACGGCGGTGTAGCCCGCTGGCGAGCCGTCGGCGTCAGCCGCCGGAGTTTCGAGGCGCTCTATAGCTTCTCTCGTCCCCCGCTCGGATTGGATTGCATAGCCGGCGCTGTCGAGACCGAGCAGAGTCGCGAGCTACCTCGACGCCTGCCCAATTGGGACTTCGCGGTAGCCCCCGGCGGGCGTTGATTCAACCGCGGCTAGTACTGTTTCGCAATGCGCCCGAATGCGGGGCCACGAAGCCGACAACAGCACAACAATGGCGACTTTGCGCTGCGTGAGGTTCTGCTGGTACTTGAGGTTCTGATCGGTGGTGATCATGCACTCGAACCCGCTGGTTTCTGCCGCCGCGATGAGCTCTCCGTTGGAGAGTCGGGACCAGCCTAGTTCCGCGGCCGTCGCGACATCGTGACCCGAAAGAGCCAATCGCAGCGGGACGGGCGTTCCCTGATCGAAGAGGATCTTCATGACTCAGCGGTCACGCCCAAGCTGGCCGCAGCGTGGGCCAGCACATTCTCTGCCTGCTGGCGCGAGACCCCCGGGAACCAGTCGAGGAAGTCGCTAAGTGATGCCCCGTCTTCCAGATTCTCGAAGAGGCTCCGCACCGGGACACGAGTGCCGCGAAAAAGCCACTCGCCGCTCACCTTGTCGGGAATGCGTTCAACTTCTTTGCACGTGGACCAATCAATTGTCATAATTCCATTGTACCCGGACGGTAAAAGTCAGGGCAAACAGGATAGATTTGGCGACGCCGACGCCGACGCCGACGCCGACGGCCGGTCTGCCGGAAATCGGTCAGCCAAGGTCCATGATTCACGAGGCGGAAATAGCACCGAGAGCGGTCGATGAACGAATTGGGCGTCAATCAGCTATTCGAGTCTGAGGTGACTACCATCCGCGACCTTGCCTTGATCGAACTAGTTCGCGAACTCCAAGTCAAGCCATATCTAGTCGAGCGTGACTGGGACTACGGCGCTCCGGGGCAGCGGTATTCGTGCTGGACGGTCTTGGAGCACCGCTCGTCAAACACGGGTGTCGCCTATTGCGGCCAGGGGTTTGGCCCAACATTCCCATGGGGGCTAGTGTTTCTTAGCGGGCCACCCATGGGGATGGGCATGGATTGCAACTGGTACTCAAATCTGGGCGATGCGGTGCGAGAGAGCGTGGCTTGGCAGGGCGACAACCCACCGGGATACGAAGTTAACTAGGTGGGTTCGCTCCACCGTCAACTAGTCGGCGCTCGGATTGAGCCGCTCGTACGCCACCTCCAACAACCCCCGCAGCCCCTCGCCCGTCACGGACGAGAACAGCAGCACCGGCCGCCCCAGCTCGGCGGCGAGCGTGTCGCGGATCGCGGCCGCGGACGGCAGCTCCGCCTTGCTGACCGCGGCGATCTCCGGCCGGCTCGCGAGGTCGGAGTCGTGCTGCTCCAGCTCTGCGCGGATCGTGTGGTAGTTGGCGATCGGGTCGCTCTGGTCCATCGGCTCGGGCTCGATCAGGTGGATCAGCACCCGGCAACGCTCTACGTGCCGCAGGAACTCGTGCCCCAGGCCGGCGCCGTGGTGGGCGCCCTCGATCAGCCCCGGGATGTCGGCCAGAACCAATTGCCGCTCCGCGTCTACCTGGGCGATCCCCAGGTTGGGGCTCTTGGTGGTGAACGGGTAGTCGGCGATCTCGGGCCTGGCGCGCGACACGCGGCTCAGCAGCGTGCTCTTGCCGGCGTTGGGCATGCCCACCAGGCCGATGTCCGCGATCACCTTCAGCTCGAAGGTCAGCAGCCGCTGCTCTCCGGGGCTCCCGGGGGTGAACTGCCGCGGGGCTTGGTTGGTGGAAGACTTGAAGCGGGTGTTCCCCTTGCCCCCCTTGCCGCCGTGGGCGGCGACCACCGAGTCGCCCGCGGCGGTCAGGTCCTTGAGCACCACGTCGTGCTGCTCGTCCTTCACCACGGTGCCCGGGGGGACGTGGATGATCAGGTCCTTGGCGTTGGCGCCGTGGCAGTTGCTCCCCTTGCCGCCGACGCCGACCGAGGCCCGCCAGTGCTTGCGGTGGATCAACTCGCTGAGGCTGTCGACGCCGTCAACGGCTTGGACGATCACGCTGCCGCCGTCGCCGCCGTCGCCGCCGTCGGGCCCGCCGCGGGGGACGTACTTCTCACGCCGAAAGCTCATGCAGCCATCGCCGCCGCGGCCGGCTTGGACTTCAACAGTGACGCGATCGACGAACATCAGAAACCTCGAGTGACGAATGACCCAGCCCAAGAGTTCAAGCCCAAGAGCTCAAGCCCAAAAGATCAAGCCCCAATAACCAAACGCCCTCCTTCAAGAAGGGCCCCTTGGTCATTGGGGCTTGGTCATTGAGTTTTGAACTGCGTCGCTGTCTCGGCGCCTGCCTGCGGCCAACGAGCGACTGGCAGCAACTACTTCGCGCCGGCCAACTCCGAGGCGTCAACCACGTTGATCCGCCGGCCTTCTTGGTCGAACTTCACGCGGCCCTCGACCAGCGCGAACAGCGTGTAATCGCGGCCCTGACCTACCCCCTTGCCGGGGCGCCACCGGGTGCCGAGCTGGCGGATCAGGATGCAGCCGGGTTGGACGGCCTCGCCGCCGAAGCGCTTTACGCCACGACGCTGTGCGTTGCTGTCCCGACCGTTGCGGCTAGAGCCTTGACCTTTCTTGTGTGCCATTGCGGGGCCTGAGTCGAATCGTGAGGGGTACGCAGATTTGGAAGGGTAATCGAGCCCCGAAATCTACCTGTAGACCCACTGGTAAGCAACCCCTTCCTCCACCCCGTACTGCGACTCCCGCCCGGGGGGCGCCCCGAACCGCACCTCCGACTCGTGCTCCAAGAACTGGTCGCCCGGACGCCAAAAATTGAGCTGTAGCGTCTTGCGGAAGAACCGCCGCGCCGAGCCCGGGGCGTCGCGGGCCGTCACGCCGGCCGGGTCCTCGACCCACCGGTACGCGTTGGTGAGCCCCTGAACGTAGATGCTGAAGTAGTCCGTTTCTGGGTCGATCCCCTCCCAGGTCGCCACGCCCCACACCCAGGCCGCGGCGTCGTCGGGGCCGGTGGCGGGCGGCAGGGGCTTCTGGGAGATCGCGACGCTATCCAGCAGGTCTTGGCCGGGGGTTTCCCGGCGGCGGATCGGCTCGACGGCAGCGGGGATCACGCGGTCGAGGTACGCCCGGTAGAGCTTTCGGTCCGAGGCGTCGGTGTCGTGCCCT from Pirellulimonas nuda includes:
- a CDS encoding beta-ketoacyl-[acyl-carrier-protein] synthase family protein, with protein sequence MRRRVVVTGVGCVTPLGHSVPELWANLLAAKSSVGTTSLFDASNFPTKISSEVRDWSIGSVGLDEAEWATRGRHTRFAVGAAKQAMDDSGVAGTVDPTRMGVYLGAGEGQQDFMTFSRMMVAALTPDGLDLSGFVAAGLRELDPEIEIEQEPNMPAAYVAAQFDAQGPNFNCLTACAASSQAVGEATEIIRRGEADVMISGGAHSMIHPFGVTGFNLLTALSERNAEPQRASRPFDLHRDGFVLGEGGAMLVLEEYEHAKARGATIYGEIAGYGTTADAFRITDTHPEGRGAISCIKMALRDAGLNPDAIDYVNAHGTSTTVNDQVETLALKQTLGDHAYKTPVSSTKSMMGHLIAAAGATELIIGLMAIRDNALPPTINYETPDPKCDLDYIPNEARQAPCKTILSNSFGFGGQNISLIATAV
- a CDS encoding DUF5615 family PIN-like protein, which encodes MKILFDQGTPVPLRLALSGHDVATAAELGWSRLSNGELIAAAETSGFECMITTDQNLKYQQNLTQRKVAIVVLLSASWPRIRAHCETVLAAVESTPAGGYREVPIGQASR
- a CDS encoding DUF433 domain-containing protein is translated as MTIDWSTCKEVERIPDKVSGEWLFRGTRVPVRSLFENLEDGASLSDFLDWFPGVSRQQAENVLAHAAASLGVTAES
- the obgE gene encoding GTPase ObgE, coding for MFVDRVTVEVQAGRGGDGCMSFRREKYVPRGGPDGGDGGDGGSVIVQAVDGVDSLSELIHRKHWRASVGVGGKGSNCHGANAKDLIIHVPPGTVVKDEQHDVVLKDLTAAGDSVVAAHGGKGGKGNTRFKSSTNQAPRQFTPGSPGEQRLLTFELKVIADIGLVGMPNAGKSTLLSRVSRARPEIADYPFTTKSPNLGIAQVDAERQLVLADIPGLIEGAHHGAGLGHEFLRHVERCRVLIHLIEPEPMDQSDPIANYHTIRAELEQHDSDLASRPEIAAVSKAELPSAAAIRDTLAAELGRPVLLFSSVTGEGLRGLLEVAYERLNPSAD
- the rpmA gene encoding 50S ribosomal protein L27, giving the protein MAHKKGQGSSRNGRDSNAQRRGVKRFGGEAVQPGCILIRQLGTRWRPGKGVGQGRDYTLFALVEGRVKFDQEGRRINVVDASELAGAK